The following are from one region of the Desulfonatronum sp. SC1 genome:
- a CDS encoding NAD-binding protein: LENTLVINGDGRNLDLLKDEGIGKTDAFIAVTGNSEVNILACQLAKKMGVKKTVAEVENMDYIDLAENIGIGTIINKKLIAASYIYRHTFKANVSYVKCLTATDADVLELIAQNGSKITRGTLKELDLPKDMNIG; the protein is encoded by the coding sequence ATCTTGAAAATACCCTGGTAATAAATGGCGATGGCCGAAACCTGGATCTTCTAAAAGACGAAGGTATTGGAAAAACGGATGCTTTTATTGCAGTAACCGGCAATTCGGAAGTAAACATCCTGGCATGCCAGCTGGCTAAAAAAATGGGCGTTAAGAAAACCGTGGCCGAGGTTGAGAATATGGATTATATCGATTTGGCTGAGAACATTGGCATTGGCACCATCATCAATAAAAAACTTATAGCGGCCAGCTACATATACCGGCACACATTTAAAGCCAATGTGTCGTACGTAAAATGTCTTACTGCCACTGATGCCGATGTGCTTGAACTAATAGCTCAGAATGGCTCGAAAATTACCCGCGGTACACTCAAAGAGCTTGACTTGCCAAAGGATATGAATATTGG